CATCCTCGCCGGCGACGGCCTGCAGACGCTGGCGTTCGAACTGCTGGCGCAAGCACCGTTCAGCGCAGAGCAGCGGTTGGCGTTTGTGCGCACCCTGGCCGAAGCTTCCGGGGCACGTGGCATGGTATTGGGTCAGGCCATCGACCTTGAGGCCGTCAATCGCCAACTCACCCTGACGCAGCTGGAACGCATGCACCGGCACAAAACCGGGGCGCTGATCCGCGCTGCAGTGGAACTGGGGGCTACGGCGGCGGGTGCCACGGACGCCCAACGACAGGCGCTGGTGCACTATGCAGAGACCATCGGCCTGGCGTTTCAGGTCCAGGACGACATACTGGATGTCACCAGCGATACCGCCACGCTGGGCAAAACCCAAGGCGCCGATCAGGCACTGAACAAACCCACTTATGTGTCGCTGCTGGGGCTCAGTGGTGCGCAGGCTCGGGTGGCAGCATTGCACCGGGACGCTCTCGACACCCTGCAACCCTTTGATCAGGGCGCCGACCCCCTGCGCGAGCTGGCGGACTACATTGTCCAACGCCGTCACTGAGCCGGCCGGCGAACACTTGTCTGACAGGACACTAGCCACCGGCGGCCCCAACCCCTAAAATGGCCGATTCGGTCAGCCTGTTAGCCCGCCATTTGCATGTTTAAGGAAATCCCCAGAAGCCGCCCGGCCACGCCATTACTGGACAGCGTCAACAGCCCCGAAGCGCTGCGTGCGCTGGACACGGCAGCGCTGGACCAACTGGCGCACGAACTGCGCCACTTCCTGCTGTATTGCGTGGGCCAGACCGGCGGTCACTTTGGTGCTGGCCTCGGCGTGGTCGAGCTGACCATTGCCCTGCACTATGTGTACAACACCCCGGCCGACAAGCTGGTGTGGGATGTGGGACACCAGACCTACCCGCACAAAATACTCACCGGCCGGCGCGAGCAAATGCTCAGCATGCGCCAGCGCGGTGGTCTGGCGGGCTTCCCCAAACGCACCGAGTCGGCGTTCGATAGCTTTGGCGTTGGCCACTCAAGCACCTCCATCTCCGCCGCCCTCGGTATGGCGCTGGGCCACCAGATGGCCGGCCTCGACAACAAAACCGTCGCCATCATCGGCGATGGCGCCATGACCGGTGGTATGGCCTTTGAGGCACTCACGCACGCGGCTCACACCGAAACCGACATGTTGGTCATCCTGAATGACAACAATATGTCGATCAGCAAAAACGTGGGCGGACTGGCCACCTACTTTTCGCGCATCTGGGCGAGCAAGACTTACAACAGCCTGCGCGAAGGCAGCCGCAAAGTGCTGTCGAAAATTCCGTCGGCGTGGGAGTTTGCCAAGCGCACTGAAGAGCACATGAAGGGCATGGTAAGCCCCGGCACCCTGTTCGAGGAACTCGGCTTCAACTACGTGGGTCCTATCGACGGTCACGATACCGAGCGGCTGGTGCATTACCTGAGCAATCTGCGCGATATCAAAGGCCCCAAACTACTGCAT
This region of Simiduia agarivorans SA1 = DSM 21679 genomic DNA includes:
- the ispA gene encoding (2E,6E)-farnesyl diphosphate synthase, whose product is MGPALQALRDHVIAAVDARLADAIRDFTGPGGQLAEAMAYSLTNGGKRIRPLLVYAAANAIAPCQHLDWPAAAVEAIHAYSLVHDDLPAMDDDDLRRGKPTTHIAFDEASAILAGDGLQTLAFELLAQAPFSAEQRLAFVRTLAEASGARGMVLGQAIDLEAVNRQLTLTQLERMHRHKTGALIRAAVELGATAAGATDAQRQALVHYAETIGLAFQVQDDILDVTSDTATLGKTQGADQALNKPTYVSLLGLSGAQARVAALHRDALDTLQPFDQGADPLRELADYIVQRRH